In the Haemorhous mexicanus isolate bHaeMex1 chromosome 16, bHaeMex1.pri, whole genome shotgun sequence genome, CTCTTATATATCACTAGTGCTTGTTGGTTGCAGGTGTGGCCTTTCAAGATCAGGCCCACCTCCAatcttcagcaactggtccagctgcaactcattgggggtcAAGATCACCCTGTACACCAGATgagacagagcagcttcagcttcaGCCTTACTGAGGTGGGtgtgtgggctgggaagggtggagaggctcaaggggattcagagagctcatcctgcaggaaagacaagggaaagggagtgggagctcagcagtgagcagagctgagggctggagagtggctctcaatgacaccaaaatcccatgggacctctgagacattgctgctcctcagccagtgacaggatgcaTCCCTaagcctggggctcagccttccTCGTGGTGAGGGGCACCAAGGAAGGCAACAGTGTGATACAGGCTGCAATGGGCTGGGAACTCAccgagggaaaagagggagcagtAGTAAGAGGCAGATGGGGAGAgaactgttcagagaagggctgagctacagcttgagcaagctgagaaatgtcattttggGGCATTCCagattgatttcatttcagaagttattgaACAAATTTATTTGTTGGGGGGTGTCATCTTTTCCCATGGAGGTGTACACTCTGCAaacttgagctgtgctgccaaaatgctcaagcaagtctgtgctgcaggtcacaccatttcttctttggctgattccagcctggtgctgagctccagcagagccctggcagagcccagagcagcctcagcacccgcagagcccggctgcaaggagagaaagcagaaactgcccgtcagctgaaggctcctgtgcccttgtcccagccgcccacggtgcccaggccatgctggccgtgctcagagcggtgcccagagctgcccatcactgctgcttttggcagcagggcaggagggcaggacgtgtgcccagcctgcagccagccagggcacatccacctcctcagcagctgcccagagcaggaggctcctgtgctcgctgccatctcccagaagctctgatcccaccatgccaggcagacagggacccacctcacgccctcccctgctggaagaaaagctggtcccaaacgatgtcctcagccttctccaagggcacggcccatccacactgcagctggtcccaAGCACTTCCTGATCCAGACTGGACCCAACCTATAAGGCttcatctagaaaaacaaacaacaaattattgaaaatagattacagacaaaaaggggaaacaagaaaaaaggtaaaaaaatcttatctctgccagggccttgaggaaggcccaacccctgcatgcaaggaaaaacccacacacggggaagggaagcccaggctttctcccttcccccctgcactgccccccacAATAACgctgatcccaaagcaaacaagggcagtggagcagcccaagcccttccttgcctgcacagcaaagcagccgcagcacaggttctggagtcccacctctgctcccaccatggggttTGTTGGTgtcgggctggctgccccagcccggggcacggtgggggctgggggctgttggcagggccaggagcccactcccatttcgtacccagcccagcccatccccccagccctgccaaaaccagctgggcaggcgactgaaggatcagctgcatctgccccagcaaagggggaaccttTGGTTCCCGGCCAGGCTGTGCAATGCCCACATGTGGGAGCATCCCCCTGGGTGTGGACTCATCTGTAAATTTgctgtggagcctggctttgaagaaggtGCCACAATCAAGgtccatcatcttcagctggccagtggccaggtccaggaagaggttgccatccttgatgtcatcctcgctgtctccagcagcagcagtcccacctggtacagcttctccaggggctccttctccttccctggggtgagaccaggctctcaggttctgcccaaggccccagctgtcagggaaccaggacaagcaaaaccagctcagatggtggccaccagtgctgggcagagcagctcagctccagcacaagggctgtgtgttcccatctgatgagccctgggcagtgacacgggcaggacaaaaaagtctggcttcctttgcttctgactgccaaggcatgtgtggagctgtaacttaccagggccctgcatcacagtgtgcctgtggctctctcccttcttctagtgcagatgaatatcctgcatccaaggatgacagagcagctcttctaatGAGGGCCTTTCCATGTCCAGCATGGATAAACACTGCCTGATCAGATCTTGGCACTCTgggcagagaaaccacaaaccGCTGGTCagttggagaaggctcctgttggctttgccccactattcccgtgcccaggccatgctggatgtgctcagagctgggcctaagctttcccatccattccctggtttggaggagagcaggagagcaggacatgtgccacctcctcagcagctgccagagcaggatgctcacgagcccgctgctgtctcccagcactggtattcccccgtgcccagagatgaggatccaccttgagagagcccttgtggcagCGAGAGTTGATGGTCCCAGCTGATGTTCTGGCCCCTCCTGAAAGGATGCTCCCCACagaccatctggtgcagcaggatgcccagggaccagatggtagCTGGCCTGCCATAGTACCAGCCAAAGTGGGTCCATTCCGGGGGGCTGTATGACCgtgttcctatggaatacagatggagttcatcagggggatgctgctgctcccagagcctggccccagcatccctgctccagtggcacagggagtgTGACgcactgccctctcaccagcacctgggacttgtgTACAGACTTGGGgttggaagagggcagtggaAGCCCTGGCAAGGCCCCACCATAACAAGGAAGAAaccactcagtgctgggggaaaatccatgcctgcatcctccctgcctgcattgctcCAAAAAACATTATGAACCCAAAAAAAAGCAGGCGAGTGGAACAGTCCAAGCCCTTTCTCACCAGCACACCAAACTGGCTGGGGCCCTGGTTCCGACCCCCCCTCTCGGCTACCCCCACCCACGGGTGTTTTTGTTGGGCTGGCTGCCCTagccccagtcctgggcagagtggtgggcaaaggctgcctgcagggctggaagctggctccacacccagccctgctcaaaagcaacttggctgaagtctcagtgccatgaagggctgcagaagggagaatccccactgccacacccagcttgggctgtgagatgttgggccatgagatgctgggaccaggagcacaccctgtgtgggctcacctgcaaagtgagtgtaggctgtgtcctgcaggtaggtgccacagccaaagtcaatcaatttggcctgcccggtggccaggtcaaccaggatgttctctggtttgatgtccctgtgcaagaccccgcagctggtgcagtgtcgcacggcctccagcacctggcggaacagcTCCCGCACCACCTCCTCGGGCAGGAAGCCCCGTGCCcgaatgaaatgctgcaggtcctgacagcgctccgggcgctccagcaccatcaagACATCGTTGGGGAGCtcaagccactccagcagctggaccacaccagggaagccagtggacaccttggccagcagcacgatctccaggggtgcgctggtgccgtcgggctgcgggaggagcacgaTGCCGTCAGTGGGGCTGATGCCGTGCCGGGGCTCAggaagccctcagccagcctgggatgctctgtgccctgcgctggccccacGCCCGCTCTCCCTCGAGGCGTCCTGGAGGCTTCCACCCTGTCGGGCCTCGGCTCATCCCCGCTCGGCATGGCCCGGCTgctcccgctggccccgctcactcaccagctcgccccagTGCCGGACGCGCTCCCGTGGCAcccttttgatggccacctgcaagccaagggAAGCAGCGGGCTGAGTTCGCCGCCCGCCTTGCTCTGCCCCATcctccgccctcctcctcctccgccccctcctcctcctcctcctcctgcgccCGCCGCTCACCGGGGCACCGCCCGAGAGCCGCGTGGCCGCGAagacgctgccgaagccgccgcgccccagcagcgagcccagccggtactgctccttcaggccctgctgcgccttccctgccggcgggacgcggctgtcagcgctcggcccggggccggcaacggcccccgagcgcccctcaAGCGCCCCAGGCcggccatccccaggcgttcgctccctgcagcgggacagcggcggctcggggccggcggccgcgctgccgagcggcggagctcgggccgggcaagcggcagcggaggcggcgggagcggccgcgccgcctgTGTCCTCCGCGGgccccgggaggggccggggccggggccggggccggggccggggccggggccggggccggggccggggccagggccaggctcgggccaggcggagccaaagggaggcgatgctgcccctgtcccaggcactgatgcccgcccagcagcgccaccgCCAGTACGACCAGAGCCGGCCGGAGGCGAGACCGCGGCGGGACGCCCGGGGCCGGGgacggggcagccccgcccggggccgggggcgggccgggggcatgGCCCGACCGGGCATGGGGagagagactgggagaggaggggacctCGGGAAAGGGAGAccgggagagggagagacaagcgggactgcgggacaagcgggactgcgggagagggagaggacaagCAAGAGGGGCTCGGCGAAGtcgctgcttttgctgctgctttcgctgctgctgctgtcgcTGCAACTGAAGCGCCGGGGCCGtttgtccccgtgtccgttTGTCCGTTGCCCACTGGCCCCCGCGCcgagccccgcgctccccgggggcagcccctgagcctgtccaAACACGGGAACTTGGCCGTGTTCAGCCAAGACCCAGAGTCTGCACTCCTGCACAGCGGCACAGGAatcccctcagtccctgctgtgcattgtccctgctgagggtcaAACACTATCGGAGCACATTCCCTGAATGCTGAATTTGTACGTgacccaggcactgcacttacctctccagcattgctttccaaagaaaaccaggGGAAGGCAAACTGGGTGTAGCTCATGGTATTTGACAGTGTCTACAATTTGCCAAGTCATTGAGCTTAGAAGTGAGATCCATTTGGAATTAATGGATGGAGAAGTAGTGCAAGATGGAAAAGaggagcataaaaataaatcgagtaaaacatctcagatggtttctttctgttttctttgaatttcttaaaagctctttcagttttcccatcatctgctcctcagtcctctttgctctttccaagaatctttcctggagaacgaggtgcagcttctgtcacaagatgtgccaccaactgcagctcctcttggctttccacactgTGCGTGCAGCACGactcttgcagcaaagcaggacaaatatttgaagaacttgacagcttcttctttcttttccttgtgggcTGGGCAGTTGTGCCATTGGTGAGGTTTTCAATGTTACTGTTCTACCTTAAGAAAACATGATGGGCTACCAGGAATTGTTAGGGAATGCAAACctgactgaatgcagagaaagaatctccagagcctgcagccagaaatggagagctgtgggataatCATTCCAAGATGCCTGTGGACATACGGAAAGTGAGCTAGAAGATGGAAATGGGCTGACAGAGGGAGTTTGTCTCAGTGTTCAGTTCAGATGCTTCTACATCTCATGCATTGATATGAATCAAGAGTACAGTCAGTTCATGAAAAGTACCGGAACATGCTGGACCTGTCAGGAGATGactggaagaatttgaaaaggagaaatgcatgGAATGACTTTGCGAACTTTGTCTCTAAGAAgggtcatttttttcctaataatttctgataaattccctctgcttttgtgcttcctaacaagtccattttcatcccagattGCCCATGAAATGGCAGCCTTGAGCTTGTGGAAGTGCCTGAAAgatgccctgttcctctgcagggaccctgaggctgaagcaggagcctgagccctctctggggaagcctcctccgagctggaatttgtgccgtgctgggagaggaggaggagggggagagcgctggcgctgtgtggcaggagcaggaggtttgggccGCAGGACATTCCGTctgcgccgctgccccgcaatgggcggccgtgcccggggctctgggcctggccccgcGTGCGCTGAGCTCCCGACACTGCGggagctccccgggctgggctcagcttcccgctgggactgggcagcaggctgggctccagctgggatcagcagcagctggaaatacctctgcgcatctccacttgctgctgctgctgctgctcagaaggagaaacaatgaagtgagtcgagaagttctggtttctctttctcctggtggattttttcatttgatttgacaCTTGAGAGGCAATTTCTGTGATGGCCTCTATcagatgattttatttcagcagcagcagcaacagggccgtgtttgagcactgcaaatgtggtctgtgtggctttaATTCTCCTTGACTTAGTGCTCAGGGACTTTAGGGGATTTCAAGATCTGCtaatcatgatgcctgtgaccaAAAGCCTGAGTTCACCTATTGCCGGCCGGGGGTCTATGtacaaaatcacaaacaggacGGGACTGCTGAGGACAGTGTCTtgaggtgtttattttccagcatcagtctcattacatggttatgacaatgggaagatgccggCAGTTTGTCTCCtcggcagcagacaaagaactcaatgttacaacttactttaaaagttttttgaccaatcacacaaagcagaagcatattgacagtagttctatccaaccattataagcacacgtaccttcgGTTAAAACAATACCTGATTATTtcgaatacaatacctgcttctAAGCCTTAAAACAAAATGCTCAGAGCTCATTTATTAAGCTCAGTACTTCCTAATATCaggctagatatacttttctgcagcttagggagtttttctagccaagcgttaatacacaaactattgttctatttgtccatactttcccacttcttatttaacttttctgctgccctatctcatggttacagctcagctctaatcacagttctgctgtctctgaagcctgcctttttcagctttcccaaaatcctctgattTTAAGAATTCCCACATTCACCATCACGAAAAAAGCACTCTGGGTAGCACTGATCAAAAAAGGCgattgcagttttacagataaatttcaagcggcaagagcagccatgatctccaattgccaaggcaaaggcagcagcagcctcctgctgtcacctcagggtgagtaaagcagtgctgaaaacagcgctggaacccgatcctttctttctctgagggctgggtcagggcagcacaggcgggCCCTGCAcagtcagggctgggtgtgggtgatttctgctctactccagaactgagctggaaaaagccctcgggagccgaggcaggagcaggcgggaaggggccggcgctgctgctgctcctggccgggagccccggctgggccgggccggcgccccctgcgctgcggctgctgctgctgccagagccgggcgggactcggggacagggaacggacacggggggacagcaaaggcctggcggctgcagggatggtggcgctcgggccagcgccagcacagagcttcagcccgCAATGAACCCCGAGGGAAacgctggggaaaggctccatttcagcctttcttcactcgTGGCTGTGAGGGGACTGAAACaaaaggagaacaagcagggcccgaccccttctcctttgggaggagccccaggcctggggctgtgaggggccgtgagggggagaagggtctctgagaggctgtgggaggcctggcacctcatggaaccaagggtcggTTATGACACTGCTGAACCAAGGTGATTCCTGCTGACagtacagaacctcatggaaccaaggggcaattctggacagcagggccatggaaccaaggagtccATTGGGACattacagaacctcatggaatcaaggtgTCCATCTCACTCTActgaacctcatggaacaaagggtcccttgtgacactgtggagccaaggacactgctgttgCTGTACGAAagctcatggaaccaaaagtccattgtgacattctggggtctcgtggaaccatggagaccattatgacacttcaggactcactggaaccaaggggccatttaaCCTAAGGGTCATTGTAGCACggcggggcctcatggaatcaaggggatCTTAGTGGGGCTCCGTGAGACCACCGAGAGATTCTGactctgtggaaccaaggagaccattgtggcactaCAGGGTGCGGTGGAACTAAGAACTCGTGTGACAGGGAGGAGCCCAATGGAATCAAGGGGCCTTTCCCCATTTCAGGGTTTCATGGAGCCAAGGtgtccttgtgacactgtggggcatcATGGAGTCCtggagaccattctggcactttgaggccttgttgaatcaaggggctctgcagggccttgtggaaccaaggagctctttgtgacactgcagggactcaTGGAACTAAtgagaccattctggcactctgagtccccatggcaccaaggggccagtgtgacactatgggtccccatggaagcaaggggccagtgtgacattatgggtccccatggaagcaaggggccagtgtgacactgcagagccaaggagACCACTGTGGTATCGCTGGGCCTTCTGGAAACAAcgttctgctgcagggcccccagGGTCCAAGAACATGGAACAAGTCTTGCTGGCTTAGCCTGGCTGGTCcggctgaccttggcatgttgaGGGTTGCTATTCATCTGGCCCTGAAGCCATGGAGctccatgttttccttcctctgggaaagaactctccttctcctccaggggtTCATAGCTGAAATTGGGATTCTACCTCCATATTTGATTATATCAAAGCATTGTTCCTATATGAAATCTGCCAGAACAGACAGCTCTAGATGGCCTTGGCATCTGGGGGGGCAACCTCTCATCTGCCGTCAAaacactgggggggctgtgcttttctttccatggaaagaaacatctcTCATGTGCAGGCATCCATAGCCAAAACTGggaatctgcctccaaaattcCTTATATCCAAGAGAGCTCCCAgataaaagctgccaggactgtcTAGGTTCCCTTGGATTCCTGAAGACCAGCTCTCATCTGcctgtgaaacactggggctctgccctttccttcctgtgcagaagagctgtcattctgGTCCAGGCACCCATGGCTATAGAAATACACTGCTACATATGGCTGAAATGGAATTGcacctccaaaactccccaaatatccaagggttgctttcagacaaaagctgcaaggacagacaggtctggcttaCCTTGGCCTCCAGTGcctgcctctcatctgccttcaaaaccctggggctctgtggtttccttcctgtAGGAAAGAACCGTCCTTCTTGTCCAGGCGCCCATGTCCTCAAGCACATGAGCACTGTATagggacagaggagctctgtgctcagtggggtgcagactgaggacagaaggggagagccctgggagggactgaAGGGTGGATTCAGAGATGGTGGATCCTTTTGACATAGTAGAGtacagccagagaaagaaagtgTTAATGCAAAGGGCAGCTTGGGAGGcccagactgggaaaaaagaacaaggaatttccctgccagggcagggctgtggtgcaacacatccctcagaaggagcctgggtcagcccaaggctttgtgtgggcaggcagaggcaggcaggaggcagagctgtcagcaaaggaaggggccagccaggtggggcagccgggggatgagcacagcctgcagggacagaggcgcagggcagggacaccgtagcacagcctgggctgcacagggcacaggcatgggcagcagctgccaggccctgacagagccaacttgggcagcactttggccatggctgctgggcctgggcctgagccaggagcaggagacaagtgacccttgcaggcctgggggCTCAcggcctccttgtccctgctcagcagcctggcaggggccgccccatgctcctgcccttggcactgcacatccccacatgtcagtgcccatcccgggaagagccctgagcaaggagggagggacaggatctgcctggccaggggctggggctcaggccttggccctttgcattcctgaaacacatccagaTTTGCTCAGCCCCAAAGACACCTTGGCcttgtttttccccagctgtcatcactgcctccagtgttctgctctaactggaacctggggacactttctcagtcttgtccctcagtgggacccattaaaacttGAAGAAACGTTGGAGATTGATTGTGACTTTGAATTCTTGAGAGATTTCTTCAACTCCCTCTCAGGGAGtgatgttcagggcctgagcaccCAACCCACAAGagaagtccttgtgctgtgtctgttctgctgagctgggctgggctcctggaacAGAAGGAACTCCTGGCAAtcaagaagagcttcaaaataACATAtctcctcaggagcagctcctctcccaacccagcagggctgagggcactgcctgcggccaccccggg is a window encoding:
- the LOC132335035 gene encoding serine/threonine-protein kinase pim-1-like — translated: MPGRAMPPARPRPRAGLPRPRPRASRRGLASGRLWSYWRWRCWAGISAWDRGSIASLWLRLARAWPWPRPRPRPRPRPRPRPRPRPLPGPAEDTGGAAAPAASAAACPARAPPLGSAAAGPEPPLSRCRERTPGDGRPGALEGRSGAVAGPGPSADSRVPPAGKAQQGLKEQYRLGSLLGRGGFGSVFAATRLSGGAPVAIKRVPRERVRHWGELPDGTSAPLEIVLLAKVSTGFPGVVQLLEWLELPNDVLMVLERPERCQDLQHFIRARGFLPEEVVRELFRQVLEAVRHCTSCGVLHRDIKPENILVDLATGQAKLIDFGCGTYLQDTAYTHFAGTRSYSPPEWTHFGWYYGRPATIWSLGILLHQMVCGEHPFRRGQNISWDHQLSLPQGLSQECQDLIRQCLSMLDMERPSLEELLCHPWMQDIHLH